The following are encoded in a window of Thalassotalea insulae genomic DNA:
- a CDS encoding diguanylate cyclase domain-containing protein, with translation MSDQTQKNALQNDSVQLKRQIKKLTAENKKLRAEQKNIKQLVDKNEALLEQLREVNQQLVFSTLNAFAEKDMANLKYDELEQHSQRDGLTGLANRAFMLECISLAVNATKRHNKNFALLFIDLDQFKPVNDNLGHAMGDKILKDVANRLSAVMRESDTLSRYGGDEFIALLNEISCLDDVEKVAKKMITVLAQPSVMNEHTIPLAASIGVAIYPQDGTDAKTLIEHADHAMYHVKKRGGNGFTTS, from the coding sequence ATGTCCGATCAAACTCAAAAAAATGCGCTACAAAACGATTCAGTACAATTAAAACGTCAGATAAAAAAACTGACGGCAGAAAATAAAAAATTACGTGCTGAGCAAAAAAATATTAAGCAGTTAGTGGATAAAAATGAAGCACTGCTAGAGCAACTTAGAGAAGTTAACCAACAATTGGTTTTTTCAACATTAAACGCTTTTGCTGAAAAAGATATGGCAAACCTTAAATATGATGAACTTGAGCAACATAGCCAACGAGATGGGCTTACTGGCTTAGCCAATCGAGCATTTATGCTGGAATGCATCAGCCTTGCAGTCAATGCGACCAAGCGACATAACAAAAATTTTGCCTTGTTGTTTATCGATCTCGACCAATTTAAACCCGTCAATGATAACTTAGGTCATGCCATGGGCGACAAAATTCTAAAAGACGTTGCAAATCGCTTAAGCGCTGTGATGCGTGAAAGTGATACGCTAAGTCGCTATGGGGGTGATGAATTTATCGCCTTACTCAATGAAATATCTTGCCTTGATGATGTTGAAAAAGTGGCGAAAAAAATGATCACTGTATTAGCTCAGCCTAGTGTGATGAATGAACATACTATCCCTTTGGCCGCCAGTATTGGTGTGGCAATCTATCCTCAAGATGGCACTGATGCTAAAACGCTTATTGAACATGCCGATCATGCCATGTATCACGTTAAAAAACGCGGTGGGAATGGTTTTACAACATCATGA
- a CDS encoding PAS domain-containing protein has product MSAPFSPDARLAVPKQLRLRAEQLLKGNSIQSSMSSPLSPDVLAFLYQIASSPEGSSDALKLLHEFQVHQVELDLQFKQLETNEQELNKIVTYYRSLFALAPAAYLVTSLSGQIIEGNKAAADLLGIDQLALDDFSIVNLVDIQAKPQLQQQLQTLLEGAVRVQCELIVNCQQRGMQPMLMVANLGLDGASVQMVLFEGVSAIA; this is encoded by the coding sequence ATGTCAGCTCCTTTCTCACCCGATGCTCGCTTAGCTGTACCTAAACAGTTGCGCCTTAGAGCCGAGCAATTGTTAAAAGGCAATAGCATCCAGTCATCAATGAGTTCTCCCTTAAGCCCTGATGTATTGGCATTTCTCTATCAAATTGCCAGTTCGCCAGAAGGGAGTAGCGATGCACTTAAACTCTTGCATGAATTTCAGGTACATCAAGTGGAGTTAGATTTACAGTTCAAGCAACTTGAAACGAATGAGCAAGAGTTAAACAAAATAGTCACGTACTATCGATCACTGTTTGCTCTCGCTCCTGCAGCTTATTTAGTGACATCGCTTAGCGGTCAGATCATTGAAGGCAATAAAGCGGCAGCCGACTTACTGGGTATTGATCAGTTAGCGTTGGATGATTTTTCTATTGTTAACTTAGTTGATATCCAAGCTAAACCACAGTTACAACAACAGTTACAAACATTGCTTGAAGGCGCGGTGCGGGTGCAGTGTGAGTTGATAGTAAATTGCCAACAGCGAGGCATGCAACCCATGCTGATGGTTGCCAACCTTGGTCTTGATGGCGCATCAGTCCAGATGGTGTTGTTTGAAGGTGTTTCAGCTATTGCTTAA
- a CDS encoding chemotaxis protein CheB — protein MNLPATDGMTSGTDDNVRIVGIGASAGGLSALELFLKNTLENTSLAYIVVQHLDPVHKGMLPELLQRKTAMPVKEARQGMKIRADHVYVIPPNKELTVQHNCLHLAKPAEPRGMRLPIDVLFSSLAITQGERAIGVVLSGMGSDGSAGLEAIKAVGGLTLAQTPETAEFDSMPISAISAGYVDIVTPADELLDRIIAYTKQETEKGSTLIKPSKKTSSLSNAPLQAITKLMHQKTGHDFSLYKTSTLHRRIERRMIIHNIDSLHAYVNFLKHNAQEIELLFKELLIGVTQFFRDQAVWDYLKDSALPTLLTRRTKPHTFRAWCIGCSTGEEAYSLAIIFTEVIRQIANPKAFSVQIFASDLSPDAIATARRGRYPLSITDHIPQTYLTRYFDRHDDYYQIKQSIRDMVLFAQQDVIIDPPFTKLDLIVCRNLMIYFNTKLQSKLLPLFHYSLRPGGMMLLGSSETIGSFNYLFSAIASKFKLFDRRDNVPIRSSEFMLSSFPPLTYATKEFSVPSPRKPEQPVNSLQSAADHVLLQVYAPAAVVVNQLGDIVYISGRTGKYLEPAAGKANWNFHAMIRESLRAPLYLGLKQAMTQSEPIHLNGLSVQFEEFDYLVDITIQAFQEPKALKELIMVVFHDVDTANKHKRKNKPDLDLAHEAQLQQYRLEIETLREEARASKEELQSSNEELQSTNEELQSTNEELTTSKEEMQSMNEELQTINNELQTKLDDLALAQSDMQNILNSIEIAILFLDQKLNVRRFTERAAKIISLRESDVGRPLSDLTSCLIYPELNDDASEALRTLVFSEKEIPTDDGRWYSIRIMPYRRLDNMIDGVVITMVDISKTKK, from the coding sequence ATGAATTTACCGGCAACAGACGGTATGACTTCTGGTACCGATGACAATGTTCGTATTGTCGGTATTGGTGCATCGGCTGGTGGCTTGTCTGCGCTCGAACTATTTCTGAAAAATACCTTAGAAAATACCTCTTTAGCCTATATTGTTGTGCAACATCTCGATCCTGTCCATAAAGGTATGCTGCCGGAGCTATTGCAACGAAAAACGGCAATGCCGGTCAAAGAAGCACGACAAGGCATGAAAATTCGTGCAGATCATGTGTATGTGATCCCGCCAAACAAGGAACTCACGGTGCAGCACAATTGTTTGCATTTAGCGAAACCCGCCGAACCTCGCGGGATGCGACTGCCGATCGACGTACTTTTTTCTTCATTGGCGATAACTCAGGGCGAGCGAGCCATTGGCGTGGTGTTATCGGGTATGGGCTCAGACGGTAGCGCTGGTTTAGAGGCGATAAAGGCAGTAGGCGGTTTAACCTTGGCTCAAACGCCTGAAACCGCAGAATTTGACTCCATGCCCATAAGTGCTATATCGGCAGGTTACGTAGATATTGTCACACCCGCAGATGAACTATTAGACCGTATTATTGCGTATACCAAGCAAGAGACGGAGAAAGGTAGCACACTAATAAAGCCGTCAAAAAAAACATCTTCTTTGTCGAATGCACCTTTACAAGCCATTACTAAGTTGATGCATCAAAAAACAGGACATGACTTTTCGCTTTATAAAACCAGCACCTTGCATCGTCGTATTGAACGGCGAATGATCATTCATAACATCGATTCATTGCACGCCTATGTGAATTTTCTCAAGCATAATGCTCAGGAAATAGAGCTGTTATTCAAAGAATTGTTGATTGGTGTCACTCAGTTTTTTCGCGATCAAGCGGTATGGGATTATTTAAAAGACAGTGCTCTGCCAACACTGTTAACCCGGCGAACCAAGCCGCATACCTTTAGGGCTTGGTGTATCGGCTGCTCTACCGGTGAAGAAGCGTATTCACTAGCGATCATTTTTACTGAAGTGATACGGCAAATCGCCAACCCCAAAGCGTTCAGTGTTCAAATTTTTGCTTCAGATCTGAGCCCTGATGCAATAGCGACGGCACGTCGAGGTCGCTATCCGCTGTCAATCACGGATCATATCCCTCAGACTTATTTAACACGTTATTTCGATCGACATGACGACTATTACCAAATTAAGCAAAGTATTCGGGATATGGTGCTGTTTGCCCAACAGGATGTGATTATTGATCCGCCCTTTACCAAGTTGGATCTTATTGTTTGTCGTAATTTAATGATCTATTTTAATACAAAATTACAAAGTAAATTATTGCCATTGTTTCATTATAGTTTGCGGCCTGGTGGTATGATGCTATTGGGATCATCAGAAACCATTGGCTCATTTAATTATTTATTTAGCGCGATCGCTTCAAAGTTTAAGTTATTTGATCGCCGCGATAATGTGCCTATTCGCAGTTCTGAATTTATGTTGAGTTCATTTCCACCTCTTACCTATGCCACTAAGGAGTTTTCTGTGCCTTCACCACGTAAGCCTGAACAACCTGTTAATAGCCTACAGTCTGCGGCTGACCATGTTTTGTTACAAGTCTATGCACCGGCAGCGGTTGTTGTTAACCAATTAGGCGATATTGTTTATATCAGTGGACGTACTGGCAAGTACCTTGAACCGGCGGCAGGTAAAGCAAATTGGAATTTTCATGCGATGATCCGAGAAAGCTTGCGCGCACCGCTTTATTTAGGCTTAAAACAGGCGATGACACAAAGTGAACCGATTCATTTAAATGGGCTGTCAGTACAGTTTGAAGAGTTCGACTATTTGGTTGATATCACTATACAAGCATTTCAGGAGCCTAAAGCGCTGAAAGAGTTGATCATGGTGGTATTTCACGATGTTGACACAGCAAATAAACACAAACGAAAAAACAAGCCCGATTTGGACTTGGCACATGAGGCTCAGCTGCAACAATATCGCCTTGAAATAGAAACGTTACGCGAAGAAGCGAGAGCGTCTAAAGAAGAACTACAATCGTCTAACGAAGAGTTGCAATCAACCAACGAAGAACTGCAATCGACTAACGAGGAACTGACTACATCCAAAGAAGAGATGCAGTCAATGAACGAAGAATTACAAACGATCAATAACGAGCTGCAAACCAAGCTTGATGATCTGGCGCTTGCACAAAGTGATATGCAAAATATTCTCAATAGTATTGAGATTGCGATATTATTTCTCGATCAAAAACTCAATGTCAGGCGTTTTACCGAGCGGGCAGCGAAAATTATTAGCTTAAGAGAAAGTGATGTTGGCCGGCCACTTAGCGACCTAACTTCTTGCCTGATCTACCCTGAACTGAATGACGATGCAAGTGAAGCATTACGTACTTTGGTGTTTTCAGAGAAAGAAATTCCCACCGACGATGGTCGTTGGTATTCGATACGAATTATGCCTTATCGACGATTAGATAACATGATTGATGGTGTCGTCATCACCATGGTTGATATTAGTAAGACGAAAAAGTAG
- a CDS encoding dihydrodipicolinate synthase family protein: MEMNNTDWRYTVMPAVFTWLKESESGALEIDLEVTKKYAADILKVQGKGGTRMGGLVGSGTLGENSYLSSEQRLSLLNALSDVAKEFNVPLISGAAAETKEELAKIVKELATVGVDTVMVMPPKTKEAPSDEEMYAYYELSATAAKEAGVTIMPYNNPDAAGYHALSTDLLKRLAALPEVIALKISTTDVSIIETLMLENKDLKILAGVDTVTVHAGLAGACGGITGVGCIFPKASVTMQEYVNNGEWAEANKISQAMNSISYLDAQPLLLEYLKFAFGIHHNDADGGLRTLGQKLTQQQIDDVRARYTLAKERLERLDLID; this comes from the coding sequence ATGGAAATGAATAACACAGACTGGCGATATACGGTTATGCCTGCCGTGTTTACATGGCTAAAAGAGTCAGAATCCGGTGCCCTTGAAATTGACCTTGAAGTAACAAAAAAATACGCTGCAGATATTTTAAAAGTTCAAGGAAAAGGCGGAACCCGAATGGGTGGGCTTGTCGGCTCTGGTACTCTAGGTGAGAATAGCTACCTAAGCTCTGAACAGCGTCTTTCTTTACTTAACGCCCTTTCAGATGTTGCTAAAGAATTCAATGTGCCATTAATTAGTGGAGCGGCTGCAGAAACTAAAGAAGAGCTTGCCAAAATCGTCAAAGAACTAGCGACGGTTGGCGTGGATACAGTTATGGTCATGCCGCCAAAAACTAAGGAAGCTCCTTCTGATGAAGAAATGTATGCGTATTATGAGCTTTCAGCAACAGCGGCAAAAGAAGCAGGCGTTACAATTATGCCTTATAACAACCCTGATGCAGCTGGATATCATGCACTTTCAACAGATCTTCTAAAAAGACTTGCTGCTTTACCTGAAGTAATCGCACTTAAAATATCGACGACAGATGTTTCAATTATTGAAACGCTAATGTTAGAGAACAAAGATTTAAAAATTTTGGCCGGTGTTGACACAGTCACTGTACATGCAGGACTTGCTGGAGCATGCGGTGGAATTACAGGTGTAGGTTGTATATTCCCAAAAGCCAGTGTAACTATGCAGGAGTATGTTAATAATGGAGAATGGGCCGAGGCAAATAAAATTTCTCAGGCTATGAATTCCATTTCATATCTTGATGCTCAGCCGTTACTTTTAGAATACCTTAAGTTTGCTTTTGGGATTCACCATAATGATGCTGATGGAGGGCTTCGTACCCTTGGTCAGAAGTTAACTCAACAGCAAATTGATGATGTTCGCGCAAGATATACTCTAGCAAAAGAAAGACTTGAACGTCTGGATTTAATAGACTGA
- a CDS encoding PEP-CTERM sorting domain-containing protein has translation MKFIFLKTALVGLFLTVSNLANAGLITVWTNESDFLTDNLSLTMESFESASGLELPLVAGQITVSTDNTSYGSFNGISSLFPTDGVSEVRYGADDGDSIFFSFADAINVFGINISDFGTTEGSPVLTFFDNSGNTLQVLSGTQNTGLNFFGFKSDTLFTQVQFKYTGANGDGIYFDEAYFNSVNVPEPSTLAIFALGVIGLSSRRFKKQS, from the coding sequence ATGAAATTTATATTTTTGAAAACTGCTTTAGTTGGCTTATTTCTCACTGTAAGTAATTTAGCCAATGCAGGATTAATTACAGTTTGGACGAATGAATCTGATTTTTTAACTGACAACTTATCTTTAACTATGGAAAGCTTTGAATCAGCTTCCGGTTTAGAGCTTCCTTTAGTGGCAGGACAGATTACCGTTTCGACTGATAATACTTCATATGGGTCTTTTAATGGAATAAGTTCGCTTTTCCCTACTGATGGAGTTTCTGAAGTGCGTTATGGTGCAGATGATGGAGATTCAATTTTCTTTTCTTTTGCTGATGCAATAAATGTATTCGGTATAAATATTAGTGATTTTGGAACAACAGAGGGTTCTCCTGTCTTAACATTTTTTGATAATTCTGGAAATACCTTGCAAGTATTGAGTGGAACACAGAATACAGGATTAAATTTCTTTGGATTTAAATCAGATACGTTATTCACTCAAGTACAGTTTAAGTATACAGGGGCTAATGGTGACGGCATTTATTTTGATGAAGCCTATTTTAATTCTGTGAACGTTCCCGAACCATCTACACTTGCTATTTTTGCATTAGGAGTGATTGGTTTATCATCACGTCGATTTAAGAAACAATCTTAA
- a CDS encoding SIR2 family protein: MNMQLAINWEDNDKVINHIAQHLKRSRITLVVGAGISKDFKLPDWGALLDALWSGDTPPEGYDTLPAKKQATILFSKKFNSSQENLKKAVKHALYKNAKTNFIELHENLLLSSIASLVMSSSRGSASNVINFNYDNLLEIYLSYFGFTCDSVSNPVTWESNKDVKIYHPHGFLPFNDKNDSSEIVLDTSSFNEVANSNWESKLFTLMSSTFSVFIGVSGDDDHLEQYLERCKKEHIAIKENLPYWGVWFTTKKLDNAVSMLWKEQKILPFKLDSYDDLPDTLFKICQQAAQISK, encoded by the coding sequence ATGAATATGCAACTAGCAATCAACTGGGAAGATAATGATAAAGTTATTAACCATATAGCTCAGCACCTAAAGCGCTCACGTATAACTTTAGTTGTTGGAGCTGGAATATCAAAAGACTTTAAGTTACCCGACTGGGGGGCACTTTTAGACGCCCTTTGGTCAGGGGATACCCCTCCTGAAGGCTATGACACTTTACCAGCTAAAAAACAAGCAACCATTCTTTTTTCTAAAAAATTTAATAGCTCTCAAGAGAATTTAAAAAAAGCAGTTAAACATGCTTTATATAAAAACGCTAAAACTAATTTTATTGAGTTGCATGAGAATCTTCTATTGAGTTCCATAGCATCATTAGTTATGTCATCCAGTAGAGGTTCGGCATCAAATGTAATTAATTTCAATTATGACAACCTGCTAGAGATTTATTTATCTTACTTTGGTTTCACTTGTGATTCAGTATCAAATCCAGTTACTTGGGAATCAAATAAAGACGTCAAAATATATCATCCGCACGGATTTTTACCTTTCAACGATAAAAATGACTCTTCTGAAATTGTTCTAGATACTAGCAGCTTTAATGAAGTCGCTAATAGTAATTGGGAAAGCAAGTTATTTACGTTAATGTCTAGTACTTTCTCTGTATTTATTGGTGTTTCTGGAGATGACGATCATTTAGAGCAATATTTAGAACGCTGTAAAAAAGAACATATAGCTATAAAAGAAAACCTTCCATATTGGGGTGTTTGGTTTACAACGAAAAAATTGGATAATGCCGTGAGCATGCTTTGGAAAGAGCAAAAAATATTACCTTTTAAACTTGATAGTTACGATGACTTACCTGATACCTTGTTTAAAATTTGTCAACAAGCAGCTCAAATTTCAAAATAA
- a CDS encoding IS3 family transposase (programmed frameshift), translated as MSNNKYPQEFKDEAVRQVVDKGYSVPDVAKRLGISDKSLYYWVKKTKVPAKKSAEQEEIRKLKAELKRVTEERNIFKGSRRVLCKRVKERYAFIKSRLEVYRVKAMCQALNVHRSGFYAWLKQPLSKREQENQRLLERIKASYVESGGVYGSPRITHELRRKGETCGENRVARLMKQAKLKANIGYKRRYFKSTVPALIADNHLQQQFVVSEPDTAWVADITYIKTYEGWLYLAVVLDLFSRKIIGWSMQPNMSKDIVIKALLMAVWRRNPKHEVIVHSDQGSQYASCDYREFLTANNLVPSMSRRGHCLDNAVAESFFHSLKTERVKRKVYETRNDARADLFDYIEMFYNRKRLHSHLGHVSPEEYENQYLTGS; from the exons ATGAGTAATAATAAATATCCCCAAGAATTTAAAGACGAAGCTGTTCGCCAAGTGGTTGATAAAGGCTATTCTGTGCCCGATGTTGCCAAGCGATTAGGCATTTCCGATAAGTCCCTGTATTACTGGGTCAAGAAAACTAAAGTACCAGCCAAGAAGTCAGCAGAGCAGGAAGAAATCCGCAAGCTAAAAGCTGAGTTAAAACGCGTGACTGAAGAGCGGAATATAT TTAAAGGAAGCCGCCGCGTTCTTTGCAAGCGAGTCAAGGAAAGATACGCGTTCATAAAATCACGACTCGAAGTCTACCGCGTCAAAGCAATGTGTCAGGCATTAAATGTTCACCGTAGTGGCTTCTATGCTTGGCTCAAACAACCACTATCTAAACGTGAGCAAGAGAACCAGAGGCTGCTTGAGCGCATCAAGGCAAGCTATGTTGAGAGTGGTGGTGTTTATGGCAGTCCACGTATTACGCATGAATTACGCCGTAAGGGAGAAACGTGCGGTGAAAACCGTGTAGCTCGTCTAATGAAGCAAGCCAAGCTAAAAGCTAATATTGGATATAAAAGGCGATACTTCAAGTCAACTGTGCCCGCATTAATAGCAGACAATCACCTTCAACAACAGTTTGTTGTTAGTGAGCCAGATACGGCTTGGGTAGCCGATATTACCTATATCAAAACCTATGAAGGCTGGCTGTACCTTGCTGTAGTACTTGATTTATTCTCGCGAAAAATCATTGGTTGGTCGATGCAACCGAACATGAGTAAAGATATAGTGATCAAAGCACTATTAATGGCTGTTTGGCGCAGGAACCCAAAACATGAAGTAATAGTTCACAGCGACCAAGGCAGCCAATACGCGAGCTGTGATTACCGTGAATTCTTAACGGCAAACAACCTAGTACCGAGTATGAGTCGCCGAGGACATTGCTTAGATAATGCGGTAGCAGAAAGCTTTTTTCACTCACTTAAAACTGAGCGTGTTAAACGAAAAGTGTACGAGACTCGTAATGATGCTAGAGCAGATTTGTTTGATTACATTGAAATGTTCTACAATCGTAAGCGATTACATAGCCACCTTGGCCATGTGTCTCCCGAAGAGTATGAAAATCAGTATTTAACTGGAAGCTAG
- a CDS encoding tyrosine-type recombinase/integrase, translated as MTAAFNWGIIEEQPFLKAGIKKNPEKPRDRLVTDEEVAAFLKHVPEWLNLYIQLKLATGLRQRDMLRLDNTHWNALEGLRVGTSKTSVRINFESTQHLSDIVNGIKQLNGYTSRGARKFKWHFFMSRLNKPYTEGGFETMWRRYMDKAISSGDLKERFQERDLRAKAATQCESLVQAFELLGHKNISTTKKVYRRGYSKVKPLSPYDDSDNEQNIEKK; from the coding sequence ATGACTGCTGCATTTAATTGGGGAATTATTGAGGAGCAGCCATTTCTAAAGGCAGGTATAAAGAAGAATCCTGAAAAGCCAAGAGACAGGTTAGTTACGGATGAAGAAGTTGCTGCATTTTTAAAACACGTTCCTGAGTGGCTAAATTTATACATCCAACTTAAGTTAGCTACAGGATTACGCCAGAGAGATATGCTACGCCTTGATAACACTCATTGGAATGCTTTAGAAGGGTTGAGAGTTGGTACTTCCAAAACGTCAGTTAGAATCAATTTTGAATCAACTCAACACTTGTCTGATATTGTAAACGGTATCAAACAATTAAATGGTTACACATCTCGAGGAGCCAGAAAGTTTAAATGGCACTTTTTTATGAGTCGACTAAATAAACCCTACACAGAGGGAGGGTTCGAGACCATGTGGAGACGATATATGGACAAGGCTATATCATCAGGTGATTTAAAAGAAAGGTTTCAAGAACGCGACCTAAGAGCTAAAGCAGCAACTCAATGTGAATCTTTAGTGCAAGCGTTTGAGTTATTAGGCCATAAAAACATTTCTACGACGAAAAAAGTTTACAGAAGAGGGTACAGCAAGGTTAAGCCGTTATCGCCTTATGATGACTCAGACAATGAACAAAATATTGAAAAAAAATAA
- a CDS encoding TMEM165/GDT1 family protein: MLLSIDWRIFFTIFATVFLAELGDKTQLATMLFATDKDVSKWTVFFAASAALIVASAIGVLVGSFLAEYINGKILSYLAGSGFILIGLYTLYTA, translated from the coding sequence ATGTTGTTATCGATTGACTGGCGAATATTTTTTACCATATTCGCCACTGTATTCCTTGCCGAACTCGGCGATAAAACCCAACTGGCAACCATGTTATTTGCCACCGATAAAGACGTTAGCAAGTGGACAGTATTTTTTGCCGCCTCCGCCGCGTTAATCGTTGCCAGTGCCATTGGTGTGTTAGTTGGCAGTTTTTTAGCCGAATATATAAATGGAAAAATATTATCTTATCTTGCCGGTTCAGGTTTTATTTTAATTGGCCTGTACACTTTATATACGGCCTAG
- a CDS encoding oxidative damage protection protein gives MSRIVFCQKLQKEAEGLKFQLYPGEVGKRIFDNISQEAWSDWQKKQTMLINEHKMNMMNPDDRAILEKSMVDYLFNNIEPKIEGYVPENK, from the coding sequence ATGAGCCGTATAGTATTTTGCCAAAAACTCCAAAAAGAAGCGGAAGGATTAAAATTTCAACTTTATCCAGGAGAAGTAGGAAAACGTATTTTCGACAATATTAGCCAGGAAGCCTGGAGTGATTGGCAAAAAAAGCAAACTATGCTGATCAATGAACATAAAATGAATATGATGAATCCTGATGACCGAGCTATTTTAGAAAAATCCATGGTTGATTACCTGTTTAATAATATCGAACCAAAAATCGAAGGTTACGTTCCGGAAAATAAATAA
- a CDS encoding efflux RND transporter periplasmic adaptor subunit — MIRDTSQQDSVMTQKKGLTVKTLMWLAVIVLLAVVGWRAIDSWLTNDVSVAKEQLKLATVERGELLRDIVSTGKIVAANAPVIYSPEEGLVTMSVKPGDMVKAGQEVALIASPQLMARLSQQKTLVQQLTSAFNREKLSARRKQLELQQKLELAKVDLAAAEREARRADTSIARQLISQIDFEQAQDDLAKAKLRTHHAEQEAFLSKDTLAFEVENKELELKAQQQVLAELQRKVDELTVLSPVAGIVGNWLVEQKAKVGTNQSLMMIVDLSAYEAELQVPESYADELGLGMLVEISVAGKQLVGQLSSISPEVINNKVTTRVRMPTDEGTALRQNQRVSARIILEQKDDVLMVRRGQFYQSGAGKVGYQIKDGVAQRIALQSGATSMSHIEILNGVKEGDTLVISSLDVFDNKDRVLLY; from the coding sequence ATGATCAGAGATACCAGTCAACAAGATAGTGTGATGACTCAGAAAAAAGGCTTAACAGTTAAAACGCTGATGTGGCTAGCAGTGATAGTGTTACTAGCAGTCGTTGGATGGCGTGCAATTGATAGTTGGCTGACTAATGACGTTAGTGTTGCTAAAGAACAGTTGAAACTAGCAACTGTAGAGCGAGGTGAGTTATTAAGAGATATCGTTTCTACGGGGAAAATTGTTGCGGCAAACGCGCCAGTTATCTATAGCCCAGAAGAAGGCTTGGTAACTATGTCAGTTAAACCGGGTGACATGGTTAAGGCTGGGCAAGAAGTTGCGTTAATTGCCAGCCCGCAATTAATGGCGCGGTTAAGTCAGCAAAAAACCTTAGTGCAGCAGCTAACCTCAGCATTTAATCGTGAGAAACTTTCTGCTCGTCGTAAGCAGTTGGAGTTACAGCAAAAGCTTGAACTTGCCAAGGTTGATTTAGCTGCTGCTGAACGTGAAGCACGTCGTGCAGATACTTCGATAGCTCGTCAATTAATCAGTCAGATTGACTTTGAACAGGCACAAGATGATTTAGCGAAAGCTAAGTTACGTACACATCACGCTGAGCAAGAAGCATTCTTATCGAAAGATACCTTAGCCTTTGAAGTAGAAAATAAAGAGTTAGAGCTTAAAGCACAGCAACAGGTATTAGCTGAATTACAACGCAAAGTGGATGAATTAACTGTGTTATCACCTGTAGCGGGTATTGTCGGTAACTGGTTGGTTGAGCAAAAAGCCAAAGTGGGAACTAATCAATCATTAATGATGATAGTTGACCTGTCAGCCTATGAAGCTGAACTGCAAGTACCTGAGTCGTACGCAGACGAGTTAGGTTTGGGGATGTTGGTTGAAATTAGTGTTGCAGGTAAGCAGTTAGTTGGGCAGCTTTCTTCTATCTCACCGGAAGTGATTAATAACAAGGTGACTACACGTGTGCGCATGCCAACAGATGAAGGTACCGCGCTGAGACAAAATCAAAGAGTCAGTGCACGCATTATTTTAGAACAAAAAGACGATGTATTGATGGTGCGCCGAGGCCAGTTTTACCAAAGTGGTGCAGGCAAGGTGGGGTATCAGATAAAAGATGGCGTCGCTCAGCGAATCGCCCTACAAAGCGGTGCGACTAGTATGAGTCATATTGAAATATTAAACGGGGTTAAAGAGGGCGATACTTTGGTTATTTCTAGCCTGGATGTCTTTGACAATAAAGATCGCGTCTTACTTTACTAA